A genome region from Clostridium pasteurianum includes the following:
- a CDS encoding FtsX-like permease family protein — MTLCKMALSNIKSNFKNYWAYFLSSSFSVFVIYLFTAITYDKNVHNTLGTMRSAEMLFDMGSWLAILFSAFFIWYSNSFFTKARKKEFATYMLLGMSNKQVSRLNFIENLIITIMSFLVGIILGVIFNKFFIMLLFVLIKTQGKAQFQFSLKAFKLSAVVFAVIFVIISIQSYLIICKSKLIDMFNASKKIEKGLKISIITVVLGVISLTCMCYGYYISIKKLGDNILLAPKAIITIVIGTILFFTAVTAIIIDAIKRNQKYLFKGTRLISVSQIHQRYRGNVGSLSVITITTTIALCALLFCWGSFNKAVKEARILNPLSVEYINGNANTDKIFNDILNKHKEISIKNKANMEFVYVSAKVPFTKEYDNILLLNQSMFNKVNSYENSNRKVNLKSNECYYVQIQDLMGDPKNAIGKNINFKFADKSYNVKVKNTDNKYFISIDHTGPAIIVNDEVYNSIRKVANAESIYKITGYTLKDDFKAEKFTNDLSKKIPKENKVATFYEHYTGGMKVIGVMAFIGLFIGILFIMATGSIIYFKMSMEAIEDKRNFVILREIGVSKNETTSSIAKEILILFGVPFLVASLNCYVASFSISKFFYMKVTKEFIIIEIIYLLIYSIYYLITLRKYVRTISE; from the coding sequence ATGACGCTATGTAAAATGGCATTAAGTAATATAAAAAGTAATTTTAAAAATTATTGGGCGTATTTTTTAAGTTCTTCCTTCAGTGTTTTTGTAATATATTTATTTACAGCTATAACATATGATAAAAATGTTCACAATACATTAGGAACTATGAGATCTGCTGAAATGTTGTTTGATATGGGTTCTTGGCTAGCAATACTGTTTTCGGCTTTCTTTATATGGTATTCAAATTCCTTTTTTACAAAAGCAAGAAAAAAGGAATTTGCAACATATATGCTATTAGGAATGTCTAATAAACAGGTGTCACGCCTTAATTTTATTGAAAATTTAATAATTACAATTATGTCATTCTTAGTAGGAATTATTTTAGGAGTTATTTTTAATAAGTTTTTTATAATGCTTTTATTTGTACTTATAAAAACTCAAGGTAAAGCACAATTTCAATTTAGTCTTAAAGCCTTTAAGTTATCTGCTGTAGTGTTTGCAGTAATATTTGTAATAATAAGTATACAAAGTTATCTTATAATATGCAAAAGTAAATTAATAGATATGTTCAATGCATCTAAGAAAATTGAAAAAGGATTAAAAATATCTATTATAACGGTTGTACTTGGGGTAATATCTTTAACTTGCATGTGTTATGGATATTATATATCGATTAAGAAATTAGGTGATAATATATTGTTAGCACCTAAGGCGATTATAACGATTGTAATTGGCACAATACTATTTTTTACTGCAGTTACAGCTATAATAATAGATGCTATTAAAAGGAATCAAAAATATCTATTTAAGGGAACTAGGCTTATATCTGTATCACAAATTCACCAAAGATACAGGGGTAATGTGGGAAGCTTAAGTGTAATAACAATAACAACTACTATTGCATTATGTGCGCTTCTCTTTTGTTGGGGCAGTTTCAACAAAGCAGTAAAAGAAGCAAGAATTTTAAATCCACTTTCTGTAGAATATATTAACGGAAATGCCAATACTGATAAAATTTTTAATGATATATTAAATAAACACAAAGAGATTTCTATTAAAAATAAAGCAAACATGGAGTTTGTTTATGTAAGTGCTAAAGTTCCATTTACAAAGGAGTACGATAATATTTTATTATTAAATCAGAGCATGTTTAATAAGGTTAATTCATATGAGAACTCTAATAGGAAAGTAAATTTAAAAAGTAATGAATGTTATTATGTGCAGATTCAAGATTTAATGGGAGATCCGAAGAATGCAATAGGTAAAAATATAAATTTTAAATTTGCAGATAAAAGTTATAATGTAAAAGTAAAGAATACTGATAATAAATATTTCATATCAATAGATCATACTGGACCAGCTATTATTGTAAATGATGAAGTATATAATAGCATAAGAAAAGTTGCAAATGCAGAAAGTATTTATAAGATTACAGGATATACGCTTAAAGATGATTTCAAAGCAGAAAAGTTTACAAATGACCTCAGTAAAAAAATACCTAAGGAAAATAAGGTTGCAACGTTTTATGAACATTATACTGGTGGCATGAAGGTAATAGGTGTTATGGCATTCATAGGATTATTTATAGGAATCCTATTTATAATGGCGACAGGAAGCATAATATATTTTAAAATGTCAATGGAGGCAATAGAAGATAAAAGGAACTTTGTGATTTTAAGAGAGATAGGTGTAAGCAAAAATGAAACAACAAGTTCTATAGCAAAGGAAATTCTAATTCTGTTTGGGGTACCATTTTTGGTGGCATCTTTAAATTGCTATGTTGCATCCTTCTCTATAAGTAAATTCTTTTATATGAAAGTCACTAAAGAATTTATTATTATAGAAATAATTTATTTACTAATTTACAGTATATATTATCTAATAACGTTAAGGAAATATGTAAGAACTATAAGTGAGTAA
- a CDS encoding ABC transporter ATP-binding protein, which yields MEVLNIQNLKKVYGSRFGGVKYTALEDINLKVESGEFVGIMGPSGSGKTTFLNVISTIDKPTAGKVFIDGKDIVRLKEPGLSKFRREKLGFIFQDFNLLDNMTIKENIVLPLALAKIPYDVIEKRLNDITKKLGISKILSNHTYEVSGGQKQRAAAARAMITNPSLVLADEPTGALDSKASKELLNSLKYLNENNKATILMVTHDAFAASYCKRVIFIKDGKLFNEIYKGDRDRKSFYDSILKVLSVIGGDTNDAM from the coding sequence ATGGAAGTTTTAAATATACAAAATCTAAAGAAGGTTTATGGCTCTAGATTTGGAGGAGTTAAATATACAGCACTTGAAGATATAAATTTAAAGGTAGAAAGTGGCGAGTTTGTTGGAATAATGGGACCATCTGGTTCAGGGAAAACAACGTTTTTAAATGTAATATCAACAATTGATAAACCAACAGCAGGTAAGGTTTTTATTGATGGAAAGGATATAGTGAGGCTTAAAGAACCTGGATTATCAAAATTTAGAAGAGAAAAGCTAGGGTTTATATTTCAGGATTTTAATCTTCTTGATAATATGACCATTAAGGAAAATATAGTTTTGCCTTTGGCTCTAGCTAAAATACCGTATGATGTAATCGAAAAAAGGTTAAACGATATAACTAAAAAACTAGGAATAAGTAAAATACTGAGTAATCACACATATGAAGTATCAGGTGGCCAAAAGCAGAGGGCAGCAGCCGCAAGAGCAATGATAACAAATCCATCTCTTGTTTTAGCAGATGAACCTACAGGAGCACTTGATTCAAAAGCGTCTAAGGAGCTTCTAAATTCCTTGAAATACTTAAATGAAAATAACAAGGCAACAATTCTTATGGTAACACATGATGCTTTTGCTGCATCGTACTGCAAAAGAGTAATATTTATTAAGGATGGGAAGTTATTTAATGAGATATATAAAGGAGATAGAGACAGAAAGAGTTTTTATGACAGCATATTAAAAGTGCTTTCAGTTATTGGAGGGGATACAAATGACGCTATGTAA
- a CDS encoding sensor histidine kinase, producing MMFIRYLKDNFRFILLYVFLGAFVASFTYLDEKNRMLSSNIKYMIFVMVVLLMIFICIDYNIKKKYIKKLILDFKADDKTPIVPKPMEYKDEVYGEVIESLYETYNEKLKVLEKEFEDNNEFVATWIHEIKTPIATSKLLLESGEFNLQSYEEEIEKIEDYIEKILYYSRSDNFSKDYVISEVNINKVINESIKGNSKIFIKKHIKLNLDVKKDLCVDTDKKWLLFIINQIIVNALKYTNERGSITIKSLESDDEKTIIIEDNGVGIKEEDLNRIFDKSFTGYNGRHENSKSTGMGLYLAHKLAKKLGHNITIESEYNKGTRLYIHFPKWCDYYDVTKM from the coding sequence ATGATGTTTATTAGATATTTAAAGGATAATTTTAGATTTATACTACTGTATGTTTTTTTAGGGGCATTTGTGGCCTCTTTTACATATTTAGACGAAAAAAATAGAATGCTCTCATCTAATATTAAGTATATGATTTTTGTTATGGTAGTACTTTTAATGATTTTTATCTGTATAGATTACAATATAAAAAAGAAATACATAAAAAAGCTCATTTTAGATTTTAAGGCAGATGATAAAACGCCTATTGTACCTAAGCCTATGGAATATAAGGACGAAGTTTATGGCGAAGTTATAGAAAGCTTATATGAAACTTATAATGAAAAATTAAAAGTTTTAGAAAAAGAGTTTGAGGATAACAATGAATTTGTTGCAACCTGGATTCATGAAATAAAGACTCCAATTGCTACTTCAAAACTTCTTCTTGAGAGCGGTGAATTTAATCTCCAATCATATGAAGAGGAAATAGAAAAGATTGAGGATTATATAGAAAAGATATTGTATTACTCGAGAAGTGATAATTTTTCAAAGGATTATGTTATTTCAGAAGTAAATATAAATAAAGTCATTAATGAAAGCATAAAAGGCAATTCTAAAATATTTATAAAAAAGCATATAAAACTTAATTTAGATGTTAAAAAAGACTTATGTGTTGATACGGATAAAAAATGGCTTTTATTTATAATAAATCAGATTATTGTTAATGCACTTAAGTATACTAATGAGAGAGGCAGCATAACAATAAAGTCCTTAGAAAGTGATGATGAGAAGACAATAATTATAGAGGACAATGGTGTAGGTATAAAAGAAGAAGACTTAAATAGGATATTTGATAAATCATTTACAGGATATAATGGAAGACACGAGAATTCAAAATCTACAGGTATGGGATTGTATTTGGCTCATAAACTTGCAAAGAAGTTAGGGCATAATATTACCATAGAATCAGAATATAACAAGGGAACTAGGCTGTATATACATTTTCCAAAATGGTGTGACTATTATGATGTTACAAAAATGTAA
- a CDS encoding response regulator transcription factor yields MYKIMIVEDEEKIRDILKKSLEKWSFEVCAVEDFNNIFEEFIKAKPHLVLMDINLPVCDGFYWCSKIRGISKVPVVFLSSRSSNMDIVMAVNMGGDDYITKPFSMEVLMAKVNAILRRTYSYTETNMDTLEFKNVIISLKNNTVYYNNNSIELTKNEFKIIYVLMKNHGNIVSRDEIMQELWQDESFIDDNTLTVNVNRLRKKLKEIGIDFIKTIKGQGYAIK; encoded by the coding sequence ATGTATAAGATAATGATTGTTGAGGATGAAGAAAAGATAAGAGATATTTTAAAAAAATCATTAGAAAAATGGTCTTTTGAGGTTTGTGCAGTAGAAGACTTTAATAATATTTTTGAAGAATTTATAAAAGCAAAACCACATCTTGTTTTAATGGATATAAATCTTCCTGTTTGTGATGGATTTTATTGGTGCAGCAAAATAAGAGGAATATCAAAGGTTCCTGTAGTATTTTTATCATCAAGAAGCTCTAATATGGATATAGTTATGGCAGTTAATATGGGCGGAGATGATTATATAACAAAACCATTTTCTATGGAGGTTCTTATGGCAAAGGTAAATGCTATTTTAAGAAGGACATACTCTTATACTGAAACCAATATGGATACATTGGAATTTAAAAATGTTATAATTTCTCTAAAAAATAATACGGTTTATTATAATAACAACAGTATAGAACTCACGAAAAATGAATTTAAAATTATCTATGTACTTATGAAAAATCATGGCAATATAGTTAGTAGAGATGAAATAATGCAGGAACTTTGGCAGGATGAGAGCTTTATAGATGATAATACACTTACAGTGAATGTAAATAGGCTCAGAAAAAAGCTTAAGGAAATAGGCATTGATTTCATTAAGACTATAAAAGGCCAGGGGTATGCTATAAAATGA
- a CDS encoding helix-turn-helix domain-containing protein: MSLGEKIQSLRKQNNLSQEQLAEKLMVSRQSVSKWELDQSIPDVHKIIEISNLFEVTTDYLLREDMKVPMEQIVEDTVSSAYRQFIGRWVKIFLDDRGFGGLYQVAVLDVNNDYILFQNRKGKKGILTAKSIISISDADVYKKSSDKIPEIVLRDVTEINFFEYFKGKHCTVHFICKSMFAGPQGCFDALVKEITDDEILIINRKRNSVIKIERILMMVER, from the coding sequence ATGAGTTTAGGTGAAAAGATACAGTCACTAAGAAAACAGAATAATCTATCACAAGAACAATTGGCAGAAAAGCTTATGGTTTCAAGACAGTCAGTATCTAAATGGGAGCTTGATCAATCAATTCCTGATGTGCATAAGATTATAGAGATAAGCAATTTATTTGAAGTTACGACCGATTATTTACTTCGAGAAGATATGAAAGTACCAATGGAGCAAATAGTAGAAGATACTGTTTCAAGTGCTTATAGGCAATTCATAGGAAGATGGGTAAAAATATTTTTAGATGATAGAGGATTTGGAGGACTTTATCAAGTGGCTGTGCTTGATGTTAATAATGACTATATCTTATTTCAAAACAGGAAGGGCAAAAAAGGAATATTGACGGCTAAAAGTATAATTTCTATTTCTGATGCTGATGTGTATAAAAAAAGTTCAGATAAAATACCTGAAATTGTTTTGAGGGATGTGACTGAAATTAATTTTTTTGAATACTTTAAAGGTAAGCACTGTACTGTTCACTTTATCTGTAAATCAATGTTTGCTGGACCGCAAGGCTGCTTTGATGCTTTAGTTAAAGAGATAACAGACGATGAAATTTTAATAATTAATCGCAAAAGAAATAGTGTAATAAAAATTGAAAGAATTCTTATGATGGTTGAAAGATAA
- a CDS encoding GNAT family N-acetyltransferase, whose amino-acid sequence MCSLRVSSDDDYKLLNTDSNNIDFIKLIRLLDDDLNERYGELQKKYDKHNKVDFINDVVVIYKDGKAAACGGFKEHNTDSIELKRIFVRKECRRQGLSRLVVSELEKLAKDKGYTYAILETGKKQYEAINLYKSCGYEIIENYSPYSGNTNSICMKKKL is encoded by the coding sequence ATGTGTAGTTTAAGAGTTTCATCAGATGATGATTATAAATTATTAAATACTGATAGCAATAATATTGATTTTATTAAGCTCATAAGACTATTGGATGATGATCTTAATGAAAGATATGGAGAGTTGCAAAAGAAATATGATAAGCATAATAAAGTTGATTTTATAAATGATGTAGTTGTTATTTATAAGGATGGAAAAGCCGCTGCATGTGGAGGCTTTAAGGAACATAATACTGATTCTATAGAATTAAAGAGGATATTTGTAAGAAAAGAATGTAGAAGACAGGGGTTATCAAGATTAGTAGTTAGCGAACTTGAGAAGCTAGCAAAAGATAAAGGATATACATATGCAATACTTGAAACAGGAAAAAAGCAGTATGAAGCAATTAATTTATATAAAAGTTGTGGATATGAAATAATAGAAAATTATTCACCTTATTCAGGAAACACAAATAGTATATGTATGAAAAAGAAACTGTAA
- a CDS encoding GrpB family protein, producing the protein MRTKRVIVVPYNSEWKHQFERIKLYLEKTLKDSIIAIEHVGSTSVEGLAAKPIIDIDVIIKNYDNFEDVKSRLETLGYYHEGNLGIKDREAFAYDEKQKNEFMTHHLYVCPQNSSELKRHIAFRNYLRTHEEEVKKYSEIKLQAARMYPTDIDRYIETKSPCINEIYRKIGL; encoded by the coding sequence ATGAGAACAAAACGCGTGATTGTTGTTCCATATAATTCTGAATGGAAGCACCAATTTGAAAGAATAAAATTATACTTAGAAAAAACACTTAAGGATAGTATTATTGCTATTGAACATGTAGGAAGTACTTCAGTGGAGGGGTTAGCCGCTAAACCGATCATAGACATTGATGTTATTATAAAAAACTATGATAATTTTGAGGATGTTAAATCTCGTTTGGAGACTTTAGGTTATTATCATGAAGGAAATTTGGGAATAAAGGATAGGGAAGCATTTGCATATGATGAAAAGCAAAAGAATGAATTTATGACTCATCACTTGTATGTTTGCCCACAGAATTCTAGTGAGTTAAAACGTCACATCGCTTTTAGAAATTATTTAAGAACTCATGAAGAAGAGGTAAAGAAATATAGTGAAATTAAATTACAGGCAGCAAGGATGTATCCAACAGATATAGATAGATATATAGAAACTAAAAGTCCTTGTATTAATGAAATTTATCGTAAAATTGGCTTGTAA
- a CDS encoding THUMP domain-containing class I SAM-dependent RNA methyltransferase, whose translation MDFTIIATSTFGLESVVAKELKELGYDDLKIENGKVTFEGDEMDIVTCNLWLRTADRVLIKMAEFKAESFEELFQGTLKVGWENIMPQDAYMHVTGKSIKSKLHSVPDCQGIVKKAVIEAMRRKFNLERFTEYGAEYRIEVGILKDIVTLTLDTSGEGLHKRGYRENSGGAPIKETLAAAMVLLSKWNPEIELADPMCGSGTIAIEAAMIGKNMAPGLKRKFVSEQWDIIPKDLWSDLRKHARSCINDKKFNILCSDIDGWVIKTARANAKKAGVDDCISFQRIPMQDFSSSKKGGFIITNPPYGERLGEIQEVEKLYRDMGRVFRKLNNWSYFVISAHDKFEECFGQKSDKNRKLYNGRLKCYYYQYHGGMK comes from the coding sequence ATGGATTTTACAATAATAGCAACCTCAACCTTTGGACTAGAATCTGTGGTTGCAAAAGAACTTAAGGAACTTGGATATGATGATTTGAAAATTGAAAATGGAAAAGTTACCTTTGAAGGTGACGAAATGGATATAGTAACTTGTAACTTGTGGCTTAGAACTGCGGATAGAGTACTTATAAAAATGGCTGAATTTAAAGCAGAAAGCTTTGAGGAATTATTTCAAGGTACATTAAAAGTAGGCTGGGAAAACATAATGCCTCAGGATGCTTATATGCATGTTACGGGAAAATCTATAAAATCAAAACTTCACAGTGTTCCTGACTGTCAGGGAATAGTAAAAAAAGCTGTAATTGAAGCGATGAGAAGAAAATTCAATCTTGAAAGATTCACGGAATATGGTGCAGAGTACAGAATAGAGGTTGGAATACTTAAGGACATAGTTACCTTAACTTTAGATACTTCAGGAGAGGGCTTACATAAAAGAGGGTATAGAGAAAATTCAGGTGGAGCGCCTATAAAGGAAACTTTAGCTGCTGCAATGGTACTTTTAAGTAAATGGAATCCAGAAATTGAACTTGCAGATCCTATGTGCGGTTCGGGAACTATAGCAATAGAAGCTGCTATGATAGGAAAGAATATGGCTCCAGGACTTAAGAGAAAATTTGTGTCAGAACAGTGGGATATAATACCTAAAGATTTGTGGAGCGATTTAAGGAAGCATGCCAGAAGTTGTATAAATGATAAAAAATTCAATATTCTTTGTTCAGATATAGACGGATGGGTAATAAAGACGGCTAGAGCTAATGCAAAAAAAGCAGGTGTAGATGATTGTATATCTTTTCAGAGGATTCCTATGCAGGATTTTTCATCAAGTAAAAAGGGCGGCTTTATAATAACAAATCCTCCTTATGGTGAAAGACTTGGAGAAATACAGGAAGTAGAAAAACTTTATAGAGATATGGGAAGAGTTTTTAGAAAACTTAATAATTGGTCATACTTTGTGATTTCTGCACATGATAAGTTTGAAGAATGCTTTGGACAAAAGAGTGATAAGAATAGGAAACTCTACAATGGAAGGCTGAAATGCTATTATTACCAGTACCATGGCGGGATGAAGTAA
- a CDS encoding exodeoxyribonuclease III, with protein MKLISWNVNGLRACINKGFLDYFKEVDADIFCLQEIKLQAGQVNLDLPGYHDFWNYAEKKGYSGTAIFCKKEPISYSYGIGEEKHDKEGRVITLEFEDFYMVTVYTPNSKEKLARLDYRMEWEDSFRNYLKGLDEKKPVIVCGDMNVAHTEIDLKNPKNNTKNAGFSPEERSKFTELLASGFVDTYRYFYPDKEGIYSWWSYRFKARERNAGWRIDYFCVSERFKSRLVSADIHTEVMGSDHCPVELNIK; from the coding sequence ATGAAATTAATTTCGTGGAATGTAAATGGCCTAAGGGCATGCATAAATAAAGGTTTTTTGGATTATTTTAAAGAAGTAGATGCAGATATTTTTTGTCTTCAAGAAATTAAACTTCAGGCAGGGCAGGTGAATTTAGACTTACCAGGATACCATGATTTTTGGAATTATGCTGAGAAGAAAGGATATTCAGGAACTGCAATATTTTGTAAAAAGGAACCTATAAGTTATTCTTATGGAATAGGTGAAGAAAAGCATGATAAAGAAGGAAGAGTTATAACTCTTGAATTTGAAGACTTTTATATGGTTACAGTATATACTCCTAATTCAAAGGAAAAGCTTGCAAGGCTTGATTATAGAATGGAGTGGGAAGATAGTTTTAGAAATTATTTGAAGGGTCTGGATGAAAAGAAACCTGTCATTGTGTGTGGTGATATGAATGTAGCACATACAGAGATAGACCTAAAAAATCCTAAAAACAATACAAAAAATGCTGGATTTTCTCCAGAGGAAAGAAGCAAATTTACAGAGCTTTTAGCCTCAGGTTTTGTTGATACATATCGTTATTTTTATCCAGATAAAGAAGGAATATATTCCTGGTGGTCTTATAGATTTAAGGCTAGAGAAAGGAATGCTGGATGGCGTATAGATTATTTTTGCGTGTCGGAGAGATTTAAAAGCAGACTTGTAAGTGCTGATATTCATACTGAAGTCATGGGATCAGATCACTGCCCTGTAGAGCTAAATATTAAATAA
- a CDS encoding methyl-accepting chemotaxis protein produces the protein MDDYKENINKELDELNNSIKEVSKNANHMANSSVKLAENQQNVMKLAKETVNTVAQTDKVLELIKSIADQTNLLGLNAAIEAARAGEMGKGFSVVAEEVRKLATQSKDSVATIEEIIGKVNKSINDISEAIKNTVEVSEEQAASTEEINASIESVTEKVESLRDKANNI, from the coding sequence ATGGACGATTATAAAGAAAATATTAACAAGGAATTAGATGAACTTAATAATTCAATAAAAGAGGTTTCTAAAAATGCAAATCACATGGCTAATTCGTCTGTTAAGCTTGCAGAGAATCAGCAGAACGTAATGAAATTAGCTAAGGAAACAGTAAATACTGTAGCTCAGACTGATAAGGTTTTGGAGCTTATTAAAAGCATTGCAGATCAAACTAATTTGCTTGGATTAAATGCAGCAATAGAAGCAGCAAGAGCAGGAGAAATGGGAAAAGGATTTTCTGTAGTTGCTGAGGAAGTAAGAAAGCTTGCAACTCAAAGTAAAGATTCTGTTGCTACAATAGAAGAAATCATAGGTAAAGTTAATAAGTCAATAAATGACATATCAGAGGCTATTAAAAATACAGTTGAAGTAAGTGAGGAGCAGGCAGCATCTACAGAGGAAATTAATGCTTCAATAGAGAGTGTTACTGAAAAGGTTGAGTCATTAAGAGATAAGGCAAATAATATATAA
- a CDS encoding pyridoxal-phosphate-dependent aminotransferase family protein: MKTPMVMTPGPTSVRENVRLSRAQKTTNPDLDLEFYDFYKETCEKIGEFLKTKNQVRILSGEGILGLEAACASLTEKGDRVLVIENGIFGEGFADFVKMYGGEPFFFRGDRKHKIDVKELEKFLEKDSNFKYATVVHCDTPSGMLNDIDKICPLLKKKGILTVVDSVSAMGGEEVRVDDWNIDIVLGASQKCISAPPGLTIVSISDDAFNVMKNRKTPIASFYCNLLSWEDYYEKKWFPYTPPVSDIVGLRIAIENLIQDKDIIKRHDKIASSTRAAVVLAGLSLYIEDGFSNTVTVIKVPHGMNGDKITNFMKENYDVMIAGAFDYLKGKVLRIGHMGENAYPDKVSYTLFALQKSLEHYGFECQHNMTETFLQKI, from the coding sequence ATGAAGACACCTATGGTAATGACACCAGGACCTACAAGTGTAAGGGAAAATGTTAGGTTAAGTAGAGCTCAAAAGACTACTAATCCAGATTTGGATTTGGAATTTTACGATTTTTATAAAGAAACCTGTGAGAAAATAGGAGAATTTCTTAAAACAAAAAATCAAGTGAGAATTTTATCAGGAGAAGGAATATTAGGACTTGAAGCGGCTTGTGCATCATTAACTGAAAAAGGAGATAGAGTTCTTGTAATAGAAAATGGTATATTCGGTGAGGGCTTTGCCGATTTTGTTAAGATGTACGGTGGTGAACCTTTCTTTTTTAGAGGAGATAGAAAACATAAAATAGATGTAAAAGAGCTTGAAAAGTTTCTAGAGAAGGACAGCAATTTTAAATATGCTACAGTAGTTCACTGTGATACTCCTTCAGGAATGTTAAATGATATAGATAAAATATGCCCATTATTAAAGAAAAAAGGCATTTTAACAGTAGTGGATAGTGTATCCGCAATGGGAGGAGAAGAAGTAAGAGTTGATGATTGGAACATAGATATTGTTTTAGGTGCATCACAAAAATGTATCTCTGCTCCTCCAGGACTTACGATTGTGAGTATAAGTGATGATGCTTTTAATGTTATGAAAAACAGAAAAACACCAATAGCTTCTTTTTATTGTAATTTGCTTTCATGGGAGGATTATTATGAAAAAAAGTGGTTCCCATATACTCCGCCTGTAAGTGATATAGTTGGACTTAGAATAGCAATTGAAAATCTTATTCAGGATAAAGATATAATAAAAAGGCATGACAAAATAGCATCGTCAACAAGAGCTGCCGTGGTTCTTGCTGGACTTTCTCTATATATAGAAGATGGATTTTCAAATACGGTTACAGTAATTAAAGTACCCCATGGGATGAACGGTGATAAAATAACAAACTTCATGAAGGAAAATTATGATGTTATGATAGCAGGAGCATTTGATTATCTTAAAGGTAAAGTTTTGAGAATAGGACACATGGGAGAAAATGCGTATCCTGACAAGGTAAGTTATACCTTATTCGCTTTACAAAAATCTTTAGAACATTACGGTTTTGAGTGCCAGCATAATATGACAGAAACTTTTTTGCAAAAAATTTAG
- a CDS encoding uracil-DNA glycosylase, which yields MNNLENLKIKIKNIAENYTGEPTGGFITGDGPIPSDIMFIGEAPGKSEVESGKPFVGMAGKNFEKYLNSIGIKRENIRITNTCFFRPIKIKKSESGKTTISNRPPKISEVNLFKEVLNEEISITKPKIIITLGNVPLKRLTNFKSIGECHGSPIHSDEFNCTIFPMYHPSALTYNRNDEFKSMYENDWHKLKTVLQNVL from the coding sequence ATGAACAATCTAGAAAATTTGAAAATTAAAATCAAAAATATAGCTGAAAACTATACTGGCGAACCCACCGGCGGCTTCATAACAGGTGATGGTCCTATACCTTCAGACATAATGTTTATCGGAGAAGCTCCTGGCAAATCTGAAGTTGAAAGTGGTAAACCTTTCGTAGGAATGGCAGGTAAAAACTTCGAAAAATACCTTAATTCCATAGGCATCAAAAGAGAAAATATAAGAATAACAAATACTTGCTTTTTCAGACCTATAAAAATAAAAAAATCTGAAAGTGGTAAAACTACTATTAGCAACAGGCCGCCTAAAATTTCGGAAGTAAATTTATTTAAAGAAGTTTTAAATGAAGAAATATCAATTACAAAACCAAAAATCATAATAACTTTAGGTAATGTTCCACTTAAACGACTTACAAATTTTAAGTCTATAGGAGAATGTCACGGTAGTCCTATTCACAGTGACGAATTTAATTGCACAATTTTCCCTATGTATCATCCTTCTGCATTGACTTACAACAGAAATGATGAATTTAAATCAATGTATGAAAATGATTGGCATAAATTAAAAACTGTTCTCCAAAATGTACTTTAA